In Mycolicibacterium mucogenicum DSM 44124, the following are encoded in one genomic region:
- the adh gene encoding aldehyde dehydrogenase produces the protein MTVYARPGAEGSVMTYPARYDNFIGGEWVAPAAGRYFENRTPVTGEVFIEIARSDESDIEKALDAAHAAAPAWGKTSPAARARVLNLIADRMEQNLEAIAVAESWDNGKPVRETLNADIPLAVDHFRYFAGVLRAQEGSISEIDDDTVAYHFHEPLGVVGQIIPWNFPILMAVWKLAPALAAGNAIVLKPAEQTPASIMYLFSLIGDLLPAGVVNVVNGFGVEAGKPLASSNRIAKIAFTGETTTGRLIMQYASQNLIPVTLELGGKSPNIFFNDIMAANDDFQDKALEGFTMFALNQGEVCTCPSRSLIQADIFDEFLALAAIRTKAVRQGDPLDTETMIGAQASNDQLEKILSYIEIGKSEGAQLITGGERAELGGDLNGGYYVTPTVFSGHNGMRIFQEEIFGPVLSVTSFKDYDDAISIANNTLYGLGAGVWSRNGNVAYRAGRDIKAGRVWTNCYHMYPAHAAFGGYKQSGIGRENHKMMLDHYQQTKNLLVSYSTKAQGFF, from the coding sequence ATGACTGTTTACGCGCGTCCCGGTGCCGAGGGTTCGGTGATGACCTACCCGGCCCGCTACGACAACTTCATCGGCGGCGAGTGGGTGGCACCCGCTGCCGGTCGCTACTTCGAGAACCGTACCCCGGTCACGGGTGAGGTGTTCATCGAGATTGCCCGCTCGGACGAATCCGACATCGAGAAGGCGCTGGACGCCGCGCACGCCGCCGCGCCCGCGTGGGGCAAGACCTCGCCGGCCGCCCGCGCCCGGGTGCTCAACCTCATCGCCGACCGCATGGAGCAGAACCTCGAGGCCATCGCCGTCGCCGAGTCCTGGGACAACGGCAAGCCGGTCCGCGAGACCCTGAACGCCGACATCCCGTTGGCCGTCGATCACTTCCGCTACTTCGCGGGCGTGCTGCGGGCCCAGGAAGGCTCGATCTCCGAGATCGACGACGACACCGTCGCCTACCACTTCCACGAGCCGCTCGGCGTCGTCGGCCAGATCATCCCCTGGAACTTCCCGATCCTGATGGCCGTCTGGAAGCTGGCCCCCGCGCTGGCCGCCGGCAACGCGATCGTGCTCAAGCCCGCCGAGCAGACCCCGGCGTCGATCATGTACCTGTTCTCGCTCATCGGCGACCTGCTGCCGGCGGGTGTTGTCAACGTGGTCAACGGTTTTGGCGTCGAGGCCGGCAAGCCGCTCGCGTCGAGCAACCGCATCGCCAAGATCGCCTTCACCGGTGAGACCACCACGGGCCGGCTGATCATGCAGTACGCCAGCCAGAACCTGATCCCGGTCACCCTGGAGCTGGGTGGCAAGAGCCCGAACATCTTCTTCAACGACATCATGGCCGCCAACGACGACTTCCAGGACAAGGCGCTCGAAGGCTTCACCATGTTCGCGCTGAACCAGGGCGAGGTCTGCACCTGCCCGTCGCGCAGCCTGATCCAGGCCGACATCTTCGACGAGTTCCTGGCGCTGGCCGCCATCCGCACCAAGGCCGTCCGCCAGGGCGACCCGCTGGACACCGAGACCATGATCGGCGCGCAGGCCTCCAACGACCAGCTGGAGAAGATCCTGTCCTACATCGAGATCGGCAAGTCCGAAGGGGCACAGCTGATCACCGGTGGCGAGCGGGCCGAGCTGGGTGGCGACCTCAACGGCGGCTACTACGTGACGCCGACGGTGTTCTCCGGCCACAACGGCATGCGCATCTTCCAGGAGGAGATCTTCGGGCCGGTGCTGTCGGTGACGTCGTTCAAGGACTACGACGACGCCATCTCGATCGCCAACAACACCCTGTACGGCCTCGGCGCCGGCGTGTGGTCGCGCAACGGCAACGTCGCCTACCGGGCGGGCCGCGACATCAAGGCCGGCCGCGTGTGGACCAACTGCTACCACATGTACCCCGCGCACGCCGCGTTCGGCGGTTACAAGCAGTCCGGCATCGGCCGCGAGAACCACAAGATGATGCTGGACCACTACCAGCAGACGAAGAACCTGCTCGTCTCCTACTCGACGAAGGCCCAGGGGTTCTTCTGA
- a CDS encoding GAF domain-containing protein: MGTSRTEGSPAGSTLRAVHQRFVTGEIDAQHLDPAAVRPVIADSWRRSLATGVDPDLGGAQFTPVVPKTLDQLRAEQPIAAALPVIRKLLVEDAKDSGVMVAVAAADGTLLWVEGDKTALSRGEAMNFVAGANWSERSAGTNAPGTALALDRELQIHGSEHFARLVQPWTCTAVPVHDPTTGELIGCVDLTGDSQIASAQTLGLVRATVMAIENHLALQRLLQPTPSPVTMARLTVLGGDRPRWVATGDDGQPRQHTLSGRHADILVLLSRHPEGLSADHLAMLLDDNDLDSVTIRVEMSRLRRVIGAQYVASRPYRLLTPIDSDVADVFAALHRGDVDAALSHYSGALLPQSVSPAIARLRTELGESLRTAVLSASAAGHVGLLRRWLALPDGRDDRHGWQLLRNHPSADAVVRAQAVGHLAGLDADLG, encoded by the coding sequence GTGGGAACCAGCCGCACCGAGGGGTCGCCGGCCGGCTCCACGCTGCGCGCAGTACACCAGCGGTTCGTCACCGGCGAGATCGACGCCCAGCACCTGGACCCCGCCGCCGTCCGTCCCGTCATCGCCGACAGCTGGCGCCGCAGCCTGGCCACGGGCGTGGACCCCGACCTCGGCGGTGCGCAGTTCACGCCCGTCGTGCCCAAGACCCTGGACCAGCTGCGCGCCGAACAACCCATCGCGGCCGCCTTGCCGGTGATCCGGAAACTGCTGGTCGAGGACGCCAAGGACAGCGGTGTCATGGTGGCGGTGGCCGCCGCCGACGGCACCCTGCTGTGGGTCGAGGGCGACAAGACGGCCCTGAGCCGGGGCGAGGCCATGAACTTCGTGGCCGGCGCCAACTGGAGCGAGCGCAGCGCCGGCACCAACGCTCCGGGCACCGCGCTGGCGCTGGACCGGGAACTGCAGATCCACGGCTCGGAACACTTCGCCCGCCTGGTGCAGCCCTGGACCTGCACGGCGGTGCCGGTGCACGACCCGACGACGGGCGAGCTCATCGGCTGCGTCGACCTCACCGGTGACAGCCAGATTGCCTCGGCCCAGACCCTGGGCCTGGTGCGCGCGACGGTGATGGCCATCGAGAACCACCTGGCGCTGCAGCGGCTGCTGCAGCCCACGCCGAGTCCGGTGACCATGGCTCGCCTGACGGTGCTGGGCGGTGACCGTCCGCGCTGGGTCGCCACCGGCGACGACGGACAACCGCGCCAGCACACCCTGAGCGGCCGGCACGCCGACATCCTGGTTCTGCTGAGCCGGCATCCCGAGGGTCTGAGCGCCGACCATCTCGCAATGTTGTTGGACGACAACGATCTTGACTCGGTCACCATCCGCGTCGAGATGTCCCGCCTGCGCCGGGTCATCGGCGCCCAGTACGTGGCGTCGCGGCCCTACCGGCTGCTCACCCCGATCGACAGTGACGTCGCCGATGTCTTCGCCGCACTGCACCGCGGTGATGTCGACGCCGCGCTGTCCCACTACTCGGGTGCGCTGCTGCCGCAGTCGGTGTCGCCGGCGATCGCCCGGTTGCGCACCGAGCTGGGGGAGAGCCTGCGGACCGCGGTGCTGTCGGCGTCCGCGGCCGGACATGTCGGCCTGTTGCGCCGGTGGCTGGCGCTGCCCGACGGCCGCGACGACCGGCACGGCTGGCAATTGCTGCGCAACCACCCATCCGCGGACGCCGTCGTGCGGGCGCAGGCGGTCGGGCACCTGGCGGGATTGGACGCCGACCTCGGCTGA
- a CDS encoding WXG100 family type VII secretion target, which translates to MQPALSYHFGEIEFTVRQQIHATSARMNTSLEELRHLVAPLQQTWTREAAEAFQAEQARWNQSAAALNDILHSLGNAVRDGADDIAATDRRAAGDWVF; encoded by the coding sequence ATGCAACCGGCACTGTCGTACCACTTCGGCGAGATCGAATTCACCGTCCGCCAACAAATCCATGCCACATCGGCGCGGATGAACACGTCGCTGGAAGAGCTCCGGCACCTCGTCGCACCACTTCAGCAGACGTGGACCCGCGAGGCGGCCGAAGCCTTCCAGGCCGAGCAGGCCCGCTGGAACCAGTCGGCGGCCGCCCTCAACGACATCCTGCACAGCCTCGGCAATGCCGTCCGTGACGGCGCCGATGACATCGCCGCGACCGATCGGCGCGCGGCGGGCGACTGGGTCTTCTAG
- a CDS encoding WXG100 family type VII secretion target — protein MTAPESGALTTDFDLMTGIAGKVEVRNEEIRAMLGNFIGQMTAIPPTVWGGAAATRFQDVVNRWNGESMKLHASLQRIAETIRSNAAVLSQAADSHAQRIGATGHAI, from the coding sequence ATGACAGCTCCGGAAAGTGGCGCTCTGACTACAGATTTCGATCTGATGACGGGGATCGCCGGCAAGGTCGAGGTCCGCAACGAGGAGATTCGGGCCATGCTCGGAAACTTCATCGGTCAGATGACGGCCATCCCGCCGACGGTGTGGGGCGGTGCCGCGGCGACCCGATTCCAGGACGTGGTGAACCGGTGGAACGGCGAATCGATGAAGCTGCACGCGTCACTGCAACGCATCGCCGAAACCATCCGCTCGAACGCGGCGGTGCTGAGTCAGGCGGCCGATTCCCATGCCCAGCGCATCGGCGCCACCGGTCACGCGATCTGA
- a CDS encoding type VII secretion-associated protein, translating into MTVVVVGPNTIRGPGDVDADLVSSALECVDEPLGLLRAAVLPAQHIWRDVMAAAAGTASAITVVCPTWWTPSRIERVRTAVPTSVSHVVIERRTDALRAAGGEPDCTVVELGEDIVTISRRGAAASVVRRTDSATAEAVIARTTWHGHVVIDAPIGVPGAAPLAAEMQALLQDQGVPAQILSCDDLLDQADEDSTRSAAATRYPRARIATAFAAAVAVIGAGALGLSNTDAPAPPVAAVTDPEFTWLVEGRVAVQIPVRWTVDRALEGAGSARLQIISPNDHGQVIHLTQSVVPREQTLDVAARSLREASTKLPDGVIVDFEEAGVSAGRAAVRYREVRGGRTVEWSVLLDGPVRIAVGCQGAAVQPACDTAIRSARRTD; encoded by the coding sequence ATGACGGTTGTGGTGGTCGGACCGAACACGATCCGCGGGCCGGGAGACGTCGACGCCGACCTGGTCTCGTCCGCTTTGGAGTGCGTCGACGAACCGCTGGGCCTGCTGCGTGCGGCGGTCCTTCCCGCCCAACACATCTGGCGCGACGTCATGGCGGCGGCGGCTGGCACCGCGTCGGCCATCACGGTGGTCTGCCCGACGTGGTGGACGCCGTCGAGGATCGAGCGAGTTCGGACGGCAGTCCCCACCAGCGTTTCTCACGTCGTCATAGAGCGCAGAACCGATGCTCTCCGAGCGGCCGGCGGCGAACCCGATTGCACGGTCGTCGAACTGGGGGAGGACATCGTGACGATCTCCCGTCGAGGGGCTGCCGCGTCCGTCGTACGACGCACCGACAGCGCCACCGCCGAGGCCGTCATCGCGCGAACCACGTGGCACGGCCACGTCGTGATCGACGCGCCCATCGGCGTTCCCGGCGCCGCGCCCTTGGCCGCCGAAATGCAAGCGCTGCTGCAGGATCAGGGCGTTCCGGCACAGATTCTGAGTTGCGACGATCTGCTCGACCAGGCCGACGAGGACAGCACCCGCAGCGCCGCAGCGACCCGTTACCCGCGGGCGCGCATCGCGACTGCCTTCGCCGCGGCCGTCGCGGTCATCGGCGCTGGGGCACTGGGCCTGTCCAACACAGACGCCCCAGCGCCGCCCGTCGCCGCTGTCACAGACCCGGAGTTCACGTGGCTCGTGGAAGGCCGGGTGGCGGTGCAGATCCCGGTGCGCTGGACGGTTGATCGGGCGCTTGAGGGCGCGGGATCGGCTCGGCTGCAGATCATTTCGCCCAATGACCACGGGCAGGTCATCCACCTCACGCAATCGGTCGTGCCGCGGGAGCAGACGCTCGACGTGGCGGCAAGGTCGCTGCGGGAGGCTTCGACGAAGCTGCCCGACGGCGTCATCGTGGATTTCGAGGAGGCCGGCGTCAGTGCCGGACGCGCGGCCGTGCGGTACCGCGAGGTGCGCGGCGGGCGGACGGTCGAGTGGTCGGTGCTGCTCGACGGACCGGTCCGGATCGCCGTGGGGTGCCAGGGCGCGGCCGTCCAACCGGCCTGTGACACCGCGATCCGCTCGGCCCGCCGGACCGATTGA